In a genomic window of Salegentibacter salegens:
- a CDS encoding ATP-binding cassette domain-containing protein, protein MRIINAHQNNLKNININIPENQLIVVTGLSGSGKSSLAMDVIANEGYRYFLESLPAYNQQNAQLIPTAEVDDIESLPPVIKVEQSKRFQSINATFGTLSELAAVFRILFARYSASETMSKSLFSFNHPKGACEHCHGLGEAEYIDLEKLIGDENKTLREGAITTTLPNGYIVYSQITVDELNRVCQAHGFSVDIPWVELTDKQKDVVLNGSDRLKVFYGKHTLESRLKWEGFKAKPREEGFYKGMLPIMKNILRLDRNPNIIKFASSETCPSCNGARIKAEHLKYQWKGLNFQEWMELPLNDLYNKLNSNNLTVGERVLVDKICTQLFDLIRLGMEEYRLSTPSPDISSGDAQRIKLIKQVNSSLQGILYVFDEPSIGLSEDYQNYLRHILKRLIRRGNTVMVVEHDLNFIRSADWIIELGPAAGAYGGEIIFNGPIRKFFNTEGLSSPTLAEFQKETSNPDSETGQVSADFFQPKSGELTIVSRKTPQILQKLSAYSEKEDLKLLRVSDQPIGKTPRSNPATYTGLADKIRDLLAKSREAKALKLAKGAFSFNNKSGRCEACEGAGVISLSMNVMGTINQVCPTCNGKRFKPEVLKIHWNNKNISEIYDLSIEEAFDFFSEEKKITKIISLMLQLGLGYIKLGQPSNTLSGGEAQRIKLTKHFAKQSKKTLLLLEEPSIGLHQQNVRQLLKALHRLKKQTAGIICFENHPLFQSSANVLVNNTIKAQAPDLKEPPDQRRDTIFLKGARTHYLKDLDVNLPKNQLSVITGISGSGKSSLVIDTLHGYGLQEMTKQFSSYQQSRVGVNFQFEVDHIEGLSPTICVTRKEKSFTDRSDIAKQTGIDKILRFAFSRKAQYEGADLSASHFSNNHELGKCAICDGMGQELLPDLDKIVLDQNKSIAGGLFDHNKPLAYYGQASSQYMAIVKELGATYGFSLETSFKELTDKQKDILFHGAGNTVWKTNWLFKTKTREGIQEVSMKWEGLFHYLKEEYYKTRKNKNIEKLKALFSLEECSHCFGSGLKPERLAFQIGGKSIHEIRSLDFKALENWLLADSNQEVMDKKLISNIQPHLINTIKRAKQLHIDHLQLNRKSNTLSGGENQRVTLIKQLNSPLKGITYLLDEPSAGLSNDNIPDLINILKELIEKGNTVIVIEHNKEIILKADRLVQLGPQAGKLGGYITFQGSPQDYLKQEDCHPFLKEPSKAIELKGAKESISIQKLSKHTLVKVALEVPVGGITAISGKSGIGKTTLVKDILIPSIETGMPVNCERIKFPKKYAVAHYFESKKLRSHANTLLVSYLDLLKETSKIFANETGLKPRDFSYKTKTSQCSNCKGKGYMETSLDVAANAIEKCEVCKGQRYQPHILRHTVNSKNIAKVLALNLNELKEWLTNTQVSDKTFQFLNQLEEIGLAHLRLDQAVQSLSSGEKQRLLLLNWLQDQTTNALYILDEPSTGLHYADIDLLYAILQKLSEANDILIIDHNPYLLEKIGIGVVLK, encoded by the coding sequence ATGCGCATCATTAATGCCCACCAAAATAATCTTAAAAACATAAATATTAACATACCGGAGAACCAATTAATTGTGGTGACCGGGTTATCGGGTTCAGGGAAATCATCCCTTGCTATGGATGTTATTGCTAATGAAGGCTACCGCTATTTTTTAGAAAGCCTCCCTGCATATAATCAACAAAATGCGCAATTAATTCCCACCGCTGAAGTAGATGATATAGAATCCTTACCGCCGGTAATTAAGGTGGAGCAATCTAAACGTTTCCAGTCTATTAATGCCACTTTTGGGACACTTTCAGAGCTTGCTGCGGTCTTCAGAATTTTATTTGCTCGTTATTCGGCTTCGGAAACTATGAGCAAGTCGCTCTTTTCTTTTAATCACCCAAAAGGAGCTTGCGAACATTGTCACGGTCTTGGCGAGGCGGAATATATAGATCTTGAAAAACTGATTGGCGATGAAAACAAAACCCTGAGGGAAGGAGCTATAACCACTACCTTACCTAATGGCTACATCGTATATTCCCAGATCACAGTAGATGAATTAAATAGAGTCTGCCAGGCGCATGGTTTTAGTGTAGATATTCCCTGGGTAGAACTTACCGATAAGCAAAAAGATGTGGTATTAAATGGAAGTGACCGACTAAAAGTTTTTTATGGGAAACATACTTTAGAATCTAGATTAAAATGGGAAGGTTTTAAGGCGAAACCCAGGGAAGAGGGTTTTTATAAAGGCATGCTTCCAATAATGAAAAATATTCTAAGGCTAGACCGTAATCCAAATATTATAAAATTTGCTAGTTCCGAAACCTGTCCCAGTTGTAACGGCGCACGGATTAAAGCTGAACACCTAAAATATCAATGGAAAGGACTAAACTTTCAGGAATGGATGGAACTTCCTTTAAACGATTTATACAATAAGCTGAATAGTAATAATTTAACAGTCGGTGAACGAGTTTTGGTTGATAAGATTTGTACTCAATTGTTTGACCTCATAAGACTCGGAATGGAGGAATACCGACTAAGTACACCAAGTCCCGATATTTCTTCTGGAGACGCGCAACGTATAAAATTGATCAAACAGGTAAACAGTAGTCTGCAAGGAATTCTGTATGTTTTTGATGAACCTTCTATAGGCTTATCTGAGGACTACCAAAACTATTTACGTCATATTCTTAAGCGGTTAATAAGGCGTGGCAATACAGTGATGGTGGTAGAACATGATTTAAATTTTATAAGATCTGCCGATTGGATAATTGAATTAGGTCCGGCTGCCGGCGCTTACGGAGGAGAAATCATTTTTAACGGACCGATCCGCAAATTTTTTAATACGGAAGGTTTATCCAGCCCTACTTTAGCTGAATTCCAAAAAGAAACTTCCAATCCTGATTCTGAAACGGGCCAAGTATCTGCAGATTTTTTTCAGCCTAAAAGTGGAGAATTGACTATCGTAAGCAGAAAAACACCTCAAATACTGCAAAAGCTTTCCGCATATTCTGAAAAGGAGGACTTAAAGCTGCTTAGGGTATCTGATCAACCTATTGGCAAAACCCCCAGAAGTAACCCCGCCACTTATACCGGCCTGGCCGATAAAATACGGGATCTCCTGGCAAAATCTCGGGAAGCGAAAGCTCTGAAGCTTGCTAAAGGAGCTTTTTCTTTTAATAACAAGAGCGGAAGATGTGAAGCCTGTGAAGGGGCTGGGGTAATTAGCCTTTCTATGAATGTGATGGGCACCATTAACCAGGTTTGTCCCACCTGTAATGGAAAGCGTTTTAAGCCGGAGGTACTGAAAATACACTGGAACAATAAAAATATTTCGGAAATCTATGATTTAAGTATAGAAGAAGCTTTTGATTTCTTTTCCGAAGAGAAGAAGATCACCAAAATAATCTCGTTAATGCTGCAGCTTGGCCTGGGTTATATCAAACTTGGCCAGCCATCTAACACCTTGTCGGGCGGTGAAGCACAACGAATTAAACTCACTAAACACTTTGCAAAACAATCAAAGAAGACGCTTTTATTGCTGGAAGAACCCAGTATTGGATTGCATCAGCAAAATGTGAGGCAACTGCTAAAAGCTTTGCACAGGCTCAAGAAACAAACCGCAGGCATAATTTGTTTTGAGAATCATCCGCTTTTTCAATCCTCGGCTAATGTGTTGGTAAATAACACTATAAAAGCCCAGGCACCAGATTTGAAAGAACCGCCAGATCAGCGTAGGGATACGATATTTTTAAAGGGAGCGCGAACGCATTATCTTAAAGATCTGGATGTAAATCTTCCAAAGAATCAATTATCGGTAATCACTGGAATTTCAGGCTCGGGAAAATCTTCTTTGGTGATTGACACTCTCCATGGCTATGGATTACAGGAAATGACGAAACAGTTTTCGAGTTATCAACAGTCCAGGGTAGGGGTGAATTTTCAATTTGAAGTTGACCATATTGAAGGGCTTAGTCCAACTATTTGCGTTACCCGTAAAGAAAAAAGTTTTACAGACCGCTCCGACATTGCCAAACAAACCGGAATAGATAAGATTTTACGCTTTGCCTTTTCCCGAAAAGCGCAGTACGAAGGAGCCGATTTATCTGCCAGTCATTTTTCTAATAATCACGAACTTGGGAAATGTGCCATCTGCGATGGTATGGGGCAGGAATTGTTGCCCGATTTGGATAAAATAGTCCTGGATCAAAACAAGAGTATTGCCGGCGGCCTCTTTGACCACAACAAACCCCTGGCTTATTATGGTCAAGCGAGCAGTCAGTATATGGCGATCGTGAAAGAGCTGGGTGCCACGTATGGATTTAGCCTGGAAACTTCCTTTAAGGAGTTAACCGACAAACAAAAAGATATTTTATTTCACGGGGCGGGGAACACCGTATGGAAAACTAACTGGCTATTCAAAACTAAAACCAGGGAAGGAATTCAGGAGGTAAGTATGAAATGGGAAGGCCTTTTTCATTACTTAAAAGAAGAATATTATAAGACCCGAAAGAATAAAAATATTGAAAAACTTAAGGCACTTTTCTCCCTTGAAGAATGCAGCCATTGTTTTGGAAGTGGATTAAAACCGGAACGCTTAGCTTTCCAAATTGGGGGAAAATCTATTCACGAAATACGATCATTGGATTTTAAAGCTTTGGAAAATTGGCTTTTGGCCGATTCCAATCAAGAGGTGATGGATAAAAAACTCATTTCCAACATTCAGCCTCATCTAATCAATACCATCAAGCGGGCAAAGCAATTGCATATTGATCACCTGCAATTAAACCGTAAATCGAACACGCTTTCTGGCGGAGAAAATCAACGGGTAACACTTATAAAACAATTAAACTCTCCGCTTAAAGGCATTACCTATTTGTTAGATGAGCCTTCCGCAGGATTATCTAATGACAATATTCCCGACCTGATCAATATTCTGAAGGAACTTATTGAAAAAGGAAATACGGTGATCGTGATTGAACATAATAAAGAGATTATTCTGAAGGCTGATCGATTGGTTCAGCTTGGCCCACAGGCGGGTAAGTTGGGTGGATATATTACTTTTCAAGGAAGTCCGCAGGATTATTTGAAACAAGAAGATTGTCATCCTTTTTTGAAAGAACCTTCTAAAGCAATTGAATTAAAAGGAGCAAAGGAGTCCATTTCTATCCAAAAACTCTCCAAACATACTTTAGTGAAAGTAGCCCTGGAAGTTCCAGTTGGGGGAATTACAGCTATTAGTGGTAAATCGGGAATAGGGAAAACCACCTTAGTAAAAGATATTTTGATCCCGAGCATTGAGACAGGAATGCCGGTGAATTGTGAGCGTATAAAGTTTCCAAAAAAGTATGCAGTTGCGCATTATTTTGAGTCTAAAAAACTAAGGTCCCATGCCAATACCTTATTAGTATCTTATTTGGATTTGCTGAAGGAAACAAGCAAGATCTTTGCGAACGAAACAGGCCTCAAGCCTCGTGACTTTTCATATAAAACAAAAACAAGTCAGTGTTCAAACTGCAAGGGCAAAGGCTATATGGAAACCAGCCTTGATGTAGCTGCCAATGCCATTGAAAAATGTGAAGTTTGTAAAGGGCAGCGCTATCAGCCGCACATTCTGCGACATACCGTTAATTCGAAAAATATTGCTAAGGTACTCGCCTTGAATTTAAACGAATTAAAAGAATGGTTAACGAACACTCAGGTTTCTGATAAAACTTTCCAATTCTTAAATCAGCTGGAGGAGATTGGGTTGGCCCATCTTCGCCTGGATCAAGCTGTGCAATCTCTTTCTTCGGGGGAGAAGCAGCGTTTGCTATTATTAAATTGGCTTCAGGACCAAACTACCAACGCGCTTTATATTTTAGATGAACCCAGCACTGGATTGCATTATGCTGATATTGATTTGCTGTATGCGATACTACAAAAACTTAGTGAAGCCAATGATATTCTGATTATTGATCATAATCCGTATTTGTTGGAAAAAATAGGAATTGGGG